GAGAGGAGCAGCGCGACGTCCTCCCCGGATTGGCCGCGGCCCAGCGGCCGATTGAGACGCGCACACGGCAGGGAGGAGGCGAGGTCGGGGGTCGGCGTGGGGAATCTGTGGGGTGAGACCCCAAGTGAATCAAATTGAGCGTCAAAgtgacgggaaaaaaaaaaaggaggacatCATCACTacttgtaaaaagaaaaaaaagactcaggTACAAGTAGAAGTATTGATTCAACTTCCTATGTGAAAGACTGCAATGTACCAAAGTACAGAAGTTAAAAGCATTTTTGACAGTCATTTTAATAAATGACAGTAAAAACGTTTTCCACAAGATTCAACTAAACGCAATCAAACAGTGTTCCCATCGTAGGCCACCTCTATAAAATGAGTCCATTTTTACTTTCTATTATATAAAtgacagcatacactcaaaatcccgtGATAtggacaattattattattattaactgaAGAGAGTGCACAAAATGAGCTGTCCGATATTTGTCTCCCTCTAGTGGTCACGGACGATATCGCTTGCTGGTGATCACCTTTGAACCACTTACTGGTAATAAAGGGATATGAGGAATGTGCTAGTCATACTGATATAGTTtgcaattgtttacattttgccaCCTGactacaaataaatgaaacggcaaaagtaaaaaacattCGCAGAAATGAATCAGCTTGTCAATCAAGGCATATATCAtttaaataaacttaaatgattattgttattattattattattatttatttatttttttttgagtctGCACTTTTTCTGACTTCCTGACTCCGCGTGGGCTCGGAAGCTGTCTCCGGAAAGCACTCGAACGCAGCACGATACTTTCCGTGTCCGGAGGGACTGTAGGAATTTTCGCGGTTTCACCGATTTGGTGACCGGCAGTCCTCGTTTTTAGGACACAATCGACTAATTAAGGCATTTTGTCCACGGAAAAGCAATAAGTGCTGCTAACGAAATACTATGTGTGTTTCAGTGTGTAATTGTCTACATTTTACTCACGCTTTTTAAGCTATTACATTACAACACCGGTATAAATAAGTCGAAACGACAATTGTTTGCATTGGTTTCTGTGAAAATTAAAATCAGTTTAATTAAATGAATCGACTTGTCAATCAAAGGGATAGCGTTTTAAAAACAGGGTCCGGTTCACTTATTTGATGAAGTACAAACAAGTCCGGCGCTACGTAAACGCAACACATGTCACATTTCCTGATTTCCGCGCTGGGTCGGAAGCTGTTTACGGAAAGCACTCGAACGCAGCACGACTGTTTTCAGTGTTCCAGCGGTTGAGAGGAGTCGAAGTCGTCGATGTAAATTGTCGCTTTTAAGGACACAATCTACTCATTAAGTTGCTCAGAAAGTAAGTGTGGGCGAGTTGAATCGCGAACCAAACTGTTACTAGTTGAACAGCTAAAGGCAACTTGTCACCTCTGCTAGCTTGTCAAAACGTGTTTACATGTTGACGCGTCGCTcgttcaaagaaaacaaaagtcacAAAACACTAAAGTGTCAATATTGTGTTAAAGTATTTTCTCTTTAAGGTTTGgaaacacttttattttttattttttaattgttgttgtgGGTGTGGACGAGGCGGATGTGACTCACCTAGCGAGCCTAACATCTTTAAGTGTAATTACTTTGTTACCTATAAATGACATTTGATTTTGTTACACAACGCTATACGTGTATGTCTTTGTAGTCGAGCagtatgatttttcttttcctcatatattgatattttatgtgatatatatatttattattactttttatttgtattttttttttttttttttttccccccaaacaatGTGTGCTCCTGTATGTCAAACGTTGGAGCAACAACTGCTGCTGCTGACCAAAATGCCGAGCTCGTCACGAAGATCATAATAATGAGCTAATTATGGCCAAACAAAGGCAGCCAATGACAAGCAGCGTTCCATTGCTGTTAACACTTTATTGGCAAATGTGAGAGTGGACTCTCACTCCTTGTGCTCACTTGGTCATCgtcatttgtttagtttttaataTTGCGCGGTTCGCCCGTGTTGTTCAAACCGTCTCAACTTCAAGTCTCGTCTTCCGTATTTCAATACTTCAATTAAATCCACAGCAACTCTGAAAGCATTCGCGTGCCTTTTCTACACCAATGTATTTTTGTAGTTGCTATTCACTACCATTCATTTGAGATGTGATTGATCTTTTCTCCCACTCAGATGCAGACCATCAAATGTGTGGTGGTGGGCGACGGCGCCGTGGGGAAGACGTGCCTCCTCATCTCCTACACCACCAACAAGTTCCCGTCGGAATACGTCCCCACGGTCGGACACAACGccgtctttctttctttttttttggtcacagggtttttcctggctcaaGTTGAAGGCAGTGGTGTTGCCGGTGTGATCGTTAGCACAGGTGCGAGAAATCGCACGTGCTCGGCCCCGAAACGAAACTCCACAAAGTTGTCCGACACATTTGTAGTGGGAAAGACAATTGGTCATTTGTGGTGGaaaagtatgacttttttttcccccctcaaaaatataaattcatCAAACTTTTCACCTTTCAAATATTTGAAtcaaaaaagactttttttaaaatgtgttttgtctttaaaagtatttttaaaaatgaattgaaaaatccgactttcttttattttttttcgaagATACAcgttttatcttgaaaaataaaacttttttccccacttagattttttttttctgtgaaaaagaCTCCctgttttagatttatttatttcccccccccgccctgAATTTTTTTGGGACTTTTTCAAACTACTAAGTGACTCTCCTTTTTGTCGGTAGCCCCAAGCAACGCTGCTGCCTCCACATTCGACGTTGACCCTGTAGTCGCCTCACACATGACGTCATTCTCCTCTGTGCGCAGGTGTTCGACAACTACGCCGTGACGGTGATGATCGGCGGCGAGCCGTACACTTTGGGACTCTTCGACACTGCGGGTAGGACGACGGCATTTTTGAACGGCGGTCGCGCCGCGCTTTGTTGACGGCCGCGTCTCCCCCCGCAGGCCAGGAGGACTACGACAGGCTGCGACCGCTCAGCTACCCTCAGACCGACGTCTTCCTCGTCTGCTTCTCCGTGGTGTCGCCTTCTTCCTTTGAGAACGTCCGCGAGAAGGTTCGGATCGCGAACACCGCGATTTTAGCGAACGTCTCTCCGATACAAAATTGAAGAGTGAGCCTTTCTCGTCACAGTGGGTGCCGGAGATCTCCCACCACTGCCCGCGGACGCCGTTCCTGCTGGTGGGGACTCAAGTGGACCTGAGGGACGACGGCACCACCCTGGAGAAGCTGGCCAAGAACAAGCAGCGAGCGCTGACCGTCGAGATGGGCGACAAACTGTCGCGGGAGCTCAAGTCCGTCAAATACGTCGAGTGTTCGGCGCTCACGCAGGTTGGTCGTCAGTTCACATTTTAGTCAGATTTTATGGAAAAAGCAAATCGTCACCTTTCTGAAATAACGTATTAACGCATTATCACCCCAGTATTAACTTGCACaagcaaaaagtactgaaacattcaaTAGTTGGACATTTCAAATGTACTCgtggtcaaattaagttcacccgTAAAGGTCATCGTGcatttaaaccacaaaaacatggcacgattgtcaaggaagaagcagatgagcacaaagagaggaaatgggTGAAAATGAAGGAGATAATGTTGATAGTTTGAGATTTTGAGGCAATGATCAATCGTCCCAGAGTGCATTTGTGCATTTCTACcgccgccccccaaaaaaggagaGTTTTGTTGAGACTGCGTTTAATGCCGTCGTGTGTTCTTGCTCAGAGAGGCCTGAAGAACGTGTTCGACGAGGCCATCCTGGCGGCCCTGGAGCCTCCCGAGGTGAAACCCAAGCGGCGCTGCGTCCTGCTCTAAGACGCCGCTCGGCCCGGACGGAGGCGGCCAGGTGAACGTGGGTGGGGGCGGCGGGTTCtcggggggacgggggggggttCTTTGAATGGACGCGACACACGAGGAGGCGGCTTTGTTGTTGCCAACTGGGAAAACATTTGAAGGAAACCTTGGCGGTCATGGAGACCTGCCTCAAAAAACTAAAACCACACTTAACACTTTGCAAAGTCACTCATCTTGCCGTCTTTTGGCTTTTGTTCACCTTTTCAACTCCAGAATCTTCCGTGGTTCCAACGTGATAGTGATGTGAACGCAAACAAAATTTGGATCAAAGCTTTTAAGAGAAAACTTTCAGTGCACTTTACTGAATTGCAATGAGGCACGTTTGCAATAACCTATCATTGTTATGTTTTAAAtctgtgtttcccaacctttattgagccaaggcacattaaaaaacaaaacaaaaaaatcacggcacaccaccaagcactgttttgcctgtcactatatgtcactggcttACGTAAATGAGCAAACGTACattatttgaaacaaataaaaaattgggagcAATTAAGCGAAAATCTGGTTAGTTGTTCACAGCGCAGTAGTTGGGGATCACGTCTCACAATCAGCATGCTATCCACAAAAAGATGAATTTTCTTTTGCCGTGTCTACATGaacattgtgtgtgtggacGACTTTTGGGGGCgcaaaaaacaaagtgcaatttatcgggggttcactgtattcatCCCTAGTGCAATCTTTTGTGCAATACCATTTAAATACCTAGTGAGGAGGAGCTAACCTTGAGCCAGTAGACCTTTTGAATCATGGGTGCTgtagaaaataaattgtattaacGTACAATACATAcagatatgtatttttttttgtcatacaatGACAGAAATTTGATCAGTTTCTCAGATtggaatcctttttttttttttttttttgaaattgtaaagcCGGTTAGAAGTGTTCTTGTAATTCATAATATATCTCTTGTGTTGATTATTCTCTTTTGACTTTGTGACCGTTATGTGCCAACTTGGACGCAAACAAGCTTCTTCAACAGTGTTTCAGCTCCtggaaaataaattagaaaaaaaacacttgactcTTACTCTTTCACATTTCTTCTTACAAAGGCGATCGACACATtggttttcactttttgttaagtTTTATCTCTGcacataagcggcaaggctaaaaaccaacattgaatgcccgtgaccttcaattcttcaggcagcactgcattaaaaaccagtATCGTTGTGTataggatattgccacgtgggctcaggaagacTTCAGTAAGTGACCATTTTCAGTTAACGCAGTTGGTCGCTACAGCTACAactgcaagttaaaactctactatgcaaagcgaaagccatatatcaacaacacccataaAGGCCACCGGCTTCTCTCTGCCTGAgatca
This is a stretch of genomic DNA from Phycodurus eques isolate BA_2022a chromosome 20, UOR_Pequ_1.1, whole genome shotgun sequence. It encodes these proteins:
- the LOC133395482 gene encoding cell division control protein 42 homolog — translated: MQTIKCVVVGDGAVGKTCLLISYTTNKFPSEYVPTVFDNYAVTVMIGGEPYTLGLFDTAGQEDYDRLRPLSYPQTDVFLVCFSVVSPSSFENVREKWVPEISHHCPRTPFLLVGTQVDLRDDGTTLEKLAKNKQRALTVEMGDKLSRELKSVKYVECSALTQRGLKNVFDEAILAALEPPEVKPKRRCVLL